Proteins encoded within one genomic window of Cellulomonas xiejunii:
- a CDS encoding dihydrofolate reductase family protein — protein MSLVRVHNFSVSLDGFGTGEGQALETPFGHAGSRLMEWAFETPTFQAMGLHGQTDGSYGVDEAFAGSWATGIGAEIMGRNKFGPQRGPWLDEEWTGWWGPDPVFHTPVVVLTHHPRPTLEMEGGTTFHFVDADPVSALALARDLAGGLDVRIGGGVSTVRQFLQADLIDRMHLVVVPILLGRGERLWDGLEGLDERFSIEATPSPSGVVHLAFDRR, from the coding sequence ATGTCCCTCGTCCGCGTGCACAACTTCTCGGTCTCGCTCGACGGCTTCGGCACGGGGGAGGGCCAGGCGCTCGAGACGCCCTTCGGGCACGCGGGCTCGCGGCTGATGGAGTGGGCCTTCGAGACGCCCACGTTCCAGGCGATGGGCCTGCACGGCCAGACGGACGGGTCCTACGGAGTCGACGAGGCGTTCGCCGGCTCGTGGGCGACGGGGATCGGCGCGGAGATCATGGGCCGCAACAAGTTCGGTCCGCAGCGCGGTCCGTGGCTCGACGAGGAGTGGACGGGCTGGTGGGGCCCCGACCCGGTCTTCCACACCCCGGTCGTCGTGCTGACGCACCATCCGCGCCCGACGCTCGAGATGGAGGGTGGGACCACGTTCCACTTCGTCGACGCCGACCCCGTCTCCGCGCTCGCACTCGCCCGCGACCTGGCCGGCGGCCTCGACGTGCGGATCGGTGGCGGCGTCAGCACGGTCCGCCAGTTCCTCCAGGCGGACCTGATCGACCGGATGCACCTCGTCGTCGTGCCGATCCTGCTGGGCAGGGGGGAGCGCCTCTGGGACGGGCTGGAGGGCCTCGACGAGCGCTTCAGCATCGAGGCGACGCCGTCGCCTTCCGGCGTCGTCCACCTGGCCTTCGATCGTCGGTAG
- a CDS encoding ribbon-helix-helix domain-containing protein codes for MVTVRLDGPALAALTRRAEAEGLPNRTEAIRAAVRAWAHVA; via the coding sequence GTGGTCACCGTCCGGCTCGACGGCCCCGCGCTCGCGGCGTTGACGCGGCGCGCCGAGGCTGAGGGCTTGCCCAACCGGACCGAGGCAATCCGGGCCGCAGTGCGCGCCTGGGCGCACGTTGCGTGA
- a CDS encoding fasciclin domain-containing protein: MRIRRLAASLAVTALAGGAAVGLAPAASAAGTTSLASVLAADGTGFDRNWYDYDIVDNAVTAVLTAKPGSPVAVLADGNVPLTAFLPNDRAFQVLAYDLTHRWYGSEEKVFGALAQAVGIDAIEQVLLYHVVPGATIDSATALASDGAALTTAQGGTFTVDVLSKRIPLVVLRDADRNDVNPLLVRSQLDINVGNAQIAHGISFVLRPLDL, from the coding sequence ATGAGGATCCGTCGTCTCGCAGCATCCCTGGCCGTCACCGCCCTCGCCGGCGGCGCGGCCGTCGGGCTCGCACCCGCCGCGTCCGCCGCCGGCACCACCAGCCTCGCCTCGGTGCTCGCCGCCGACGGCACGGGGTTCGACCGCAACTGGTACGACTACGACATCGTCGACAACGCCGTGACCGCCGTGCTCACCGCCAAGCCCGGCAGCCCGGTCGCCGTGCTCGCGGACGGCAACGTCCCGCTCACCGCGTTCCTGCCGAACGACCGGGCGTTCCAGGTGCTCGCGTACGACCTGACGCACCGCTGGTACGGCTCGGAGGAGAAGGTGTTCGGGGCCCTCGCGCAGGCGGTGGGCATCGACGCGATCGAGCAGGTGCTGCTCTACCACGTCGTCCCCGGCGCCACGATCGACTCCGCCACCGCACTGGCGTCCGACGGGGCGGCGCTGACCACCGCCCAGGGCGGCACCTTCACGGTCGACGTCCTGTCGAAGCGGATCCCGCTCGTCGTGCTGCGCGACGCCGACCGCAACGACGTGAACCCGCTGCTGGTGCGCAGCCAGCTCGACATCAACGTCGGCAACGCGCAGATCGCGCACGGCATCTCGTTCGTGCTGCGTCCGCTCGACCTGTGA
- a CDS encoding RNA polymerase sigma factor encodes METTEPTDDELLARSVLRPQVLGALYERHAPAVFRFLARRVGAAAAEELVGDVFVAALESRVRYRPHQSGSALPWLYGIGANVARAHLRRHRPDVTVDANVGVDWTAVDDRLDAQAARDQLRHALATLTPPERETFLLVAWEGLTPTEAAREPCVAGAAAGPVAGGGEHAGRRAARPHDGLRGP; translated from the coding sequence ATGGAGACGACTGAGCCGACCGACGACGAGCTGCTCGCCCGGTCGGTGCTGAGACCGCAGGTCCTCGGCGCGTTGTACGAGCGTCACGCGCCCGCAGTGTTCCGCTTCCTCGCGCGGCGAGTGGGCGCGGCTGCTGCGGAGGAGCTCGTCGGGGACGTGTTCGTCGCCGCGCTGGAGTCACGGGTGCGGTACCGGCCCCACCAGAGCGGCTCGGCGCTGCCCTGGCTGTACGGGATCGGCGCCAACGTGGCCCGCGCCCACCTGCGCCGCCACCGTCCCGACGTGACGGTCGACGCCAACGTGGGCGTCGACTGGACGGCCGTCGACGACCGGCTCGACGCGCAGGCAGCGCGCGACCAGCTGCGCCACGCTCTGGCGACCCTGACCCCACCAGAGCGCGAGACGTTCCTGCTGGTCGCGTGGGAGGGCCTGACACCCACCGAAGCTGCGCGAGAGCCCTGCGTCGCCGGCGCTGCGGCGGGCCCTGTGGCAGGTGGCGGCGAGCATGCCGGACGTCGAGCTGCTCGGCCCCATGACGGACTCCGTGGGCCGTGA